From a single Piliocolobus tephrosceles isolate RC106 chromosome 21, ASM277652v3, whole genome shotgun sequence genomic region:
- the SERTAD3 gene encoding SERTA domain-containing protein 3 — protein MVGGLKRKHSDLEEEEERWEWSPAGLQSYQQALLRISLDKVQRSLGPRAPSLRRHVLIHNTLQQLQAALRLAPAPALPPEPLFLGEEDFSLSATIGSILRELDTSMDETEPPQNPVAPLGLQNEVPPQPDPVFLEALSSRYLGDSGLDDFFLDIDTSAVEKEPSRAPPEPPHNLFCAPGSWEWNELDHIMEIILGS, from the coding sequence ATGGTGGGAGGCTTGAAGAGGAAACACTCTGAtttggaagaggaggaggagaggtgggAGTGGAGTCCAGCAGGCCTTCAGAGCTACCAGCAAGCCCTGCTCCGCATCTCCCTAGACAAAGTCCAGCGCAGCCTGGGCCCCCGAGCACCCAGCCTCCGCAGGCATGTCCTCATCCATAACACCCTCCAGCAGCTGCAGGCTGCACTTCGCCTGgctccagcccctgccctgccccccgAGCCCCTCTTCCTGGGCGAGGAGGATTTCTCCTTGTCAGCCACCATTGGCTCTATCCTCAGGGAGCTGGACACCTCCATGGATGAGACTGAGCCCCCTCAGAATCCAGTGGCTCCCCTCGGCCTCCAGAATGAAGTGCCACCCCAGCCTGATCCAGTCTTCTTAGAAGCGCTGAGCTCCCGGTACCTGGGGGACTCTGGCCTGGATGACTTCTTTCTGGACATTGACACATCTGCGGTAGAAAAGGAGCCCTCACGGGCCCCACCAGAGCCTCCTCACAACCTCTTCTGTGCCCCAGGTTCCTGGGAGTGGAATGAACTGGATCACATCATGGAAATAATTCTGGGGTCCTAA